In the genome of Leptospira sanjuanensis, one region contains:
- a CDS encoding LIC20035 family adhesin: protein MKRLCLSLLAVLAVACSTTPGVENKGKDLEIQILPPNIRVEKYKETFNMKAEGPVTTDCGGKPCTPEQLDGLKPDQIKKFKKNGAWKEYQEKEDSATKKKISVLIRTGEYKDDKREGSWKTLYETGEVLRDTPYVGGVKEGEEKKFKRDGVQTESTTYKADKKHGPYWKKNNEGLMDEEGSYKDDQKDGLWTEYYAEPGQNGAKKKVSNYSNGQKQGAETSYHKDGSTVQSEGSYKDDLKTGIWKTYYDNGSIQMEGGYKPKLEPGTEKEKDPKEKKALRSGYWKEYYKNGNVFAEGQREHTRKGVWKFNWSNGNPAYKGEMMNEFMMSSAEAYNKEGQLIGKGKLQFSIMNIDEATNELKASYKPDIPFTYYKNGNKQFEIVSDSKAIEYDDNGSKIGEGPIMVGTNKKNGCWTVGSGKVYYINGNENKRMGEMQGCK from the coding sequence ATGAAACGACTCTGCTTGTCTCTTCTTGCGGTCCTTGCCGTCGCCTGTTCCACCACTCCGGGAGTGGAGAACAAAGGAAAGGATCTGGAAATTCAAATTTTACCTCCGAATATCCGCGTGGAAAAATATAAGGAAACCTTCAACATGAAGGCGGAAGGTCCGGTGACGACCGATTGCGGCGGCAAACCTTGTACTCCGGAACAACTCGACGGTTTAAAACCGGATCAAATCAAGAAGTTCAAAAAGAACGGAGCTTGGAAAGAATACCAAGAAAAGGAAGATTCCGCGACTAAGAAGAAGATCAGCGTTCTTATCAGAACCGGCGAATACAAGGACGATAAAAGAGAAGGTTCTTGGAAAACCCTGTATGAAACCGGAGAAGTTCTTCGCGATACTCCGTACGTCGGCGGCGTGAAGGAAGGAGAAGAGAAGAAGTTCAAGCGCGACGGAGTTCAAACCGAAAGCACGACGTACAAAGCGGATAAGAAACACGGTCCGTATTGGAAGAAGAACAACGAAGGTCTGATGGACGAAGAAGGTTCTTATAAGGACGATCAGAAAGACGGGCTTTGGACGGAATACTACGCGGAACCGGGTCAAAACGGCGCGAAGAAGAAAGTTTCCAACTACTCCAACGGACAAAAGCAAGGAGCGGAAACCTCGTATCATAAGGACGGCAGCACCGTTCAGAGCGAAGGTTCTTACAAAGACGATCTGAAAACCGGAATCTGGAAGACGTATTACGATAACGGTTCGATCCAGATGGAAGGCGGCTACAAACCTAAGTTGGAACCGGGAACCGAAAAGGAAAAAGATCCGAAGGAAAAGAAGGCTCTTCGTTCCGGTTATTGGAAAGAATATTATAAAAATGGAAATGTCTTTGCCGAAGGCCAAAGAGAACACACCCGCAAAGGCGTTTGGAAGTTCAACTGGAGCAACGGAAATCCCGCTTACAAAGGCGAGATGATGAACGAGTTCATGATGTCTTCCGCGGAAGCCTATAACAAGGAAGGACAGTTGATCGGAAAAGGGAAACTTCAGTTTTCGATCATGAACATAGACGAAGCGACGAACGAACTCAAGGCGAGCTATAAGCCGGATATTCCGTTTACATATTACAAAAACGGAAACAAACAGTTCGAGATCGTAAGCGACTCGAAGGCGATCGAATACGACGACAACGGATCTAAAATCGGAGAAGGTCCGATCATGGTGGGAACCAACAAGAAGAACGGTTGTTGGACCGTGGGTTCCGGCAAGGTGTATTACATCAACGGAAACGAGAACAAGAGAATGGGAGAAATGCAAGGCTGTAAATGA
- a CDS encoding GGDEF domain-containing protein produces MDLNQQDEITRLRGLVELYERVSKLSESELLEAEKHLDGSENTAGLARLELIRMSEQLKSIRNIGPDLKTKVISLLHDHESGLKEFKTRIAELSDNNPFFYSDFFRIISHLEIQENDARELWEEIYNHGENMSSSLGRSVNFVVSMLDYIFSKKRIIENPKIVELYSFEEIILNTVIDETSGIYNRRYFNIILNKEINRSARHQRDFCLLIFDVDNFKIINDTYGHGFGDDILRLIAGTMLYSFRQEDICCRIGGEEFAVILPETPKENALVAANRFRNYLLEASMSQYGLAVTVSGGICRFSEDGKDTNELFKNADAALYKAKKTGKDKFLVFSPDL; encoded by the coding sequence ATGGACCTGAACCAGCAAGACGAAATTACCAGACTTCGCGGTTTGGTGGAACTCTACGAAAGAGTTTCAAAGCTCAGCGAAAGCGAACTTTTGGAAGCGGAGAAACATCTCGACGGTTCCGAAAACACGGCGGGTCTTGCGAGGCTCGAATTGATTCGGATGAGCGAACAGCTCAAGAGCATCCGCAATATCGGACCGGATCTGAAGACCAAGGTCATATCCCTGCTTCACGATCACGAATCCGGTTTGAAGGAATTCAAAACGAGAATCGCCGAACTTTCCGATAACAATCCCTTTTTTTATTCCGATTTTTTCAGAATCATATCCCACCTTGAAATTCAAGAGAACGACGCAAGAGAACTCTGGGAAGAAATCTACAACCACGGAGAGAACATGAGTTCCTCTTTGGGGAGAAGCGTAAACTTCGTCGTATCGATGTTAGATTACATCTTCAGCAAAAAAAGAATCATCGAAAATCCGAAGATCGTGGAACTCTATTCCTTCGAAGAGATCATCCTCAATACGGTCATCGACGAAACGAGCGGAATTTACAATCGAAGATATTTCAACATAATTCTCAACAAAGAAATCAATCGAAGCGCGAGACACCAAAGGGATTTTTGCCTTTTGATCTTCGACGTGGACAACTTCAAAATCATCAACGATACGTACGGACACGGATTCGGAGACGATATTCTCAGATTGATCGCCGGAACGATGTTGTATTCGTTCCGTCAGGAAGACATTTGTTGCCGAATCGGCGGGGAAGAGTTCGCCGTGATCTTGCCCGAAACTCCGAAAGAGAACGCACTCGTTGCGGCCAATCGGTTTCGAAATTATCTCCTCGAAGCTTCGATGAGCCAGTACGGTTTGGCCGTGACGGTTTCCGGAGGAATCTGCAGATTTTCGGAGGACGGAAAAGATACGAACGAATTGTTCAAGAACGCGGACGCCGCCCTTTACAAAGCGAAAAAAACCGGAAAGGACAAGTTCCTCGTTTTCTCCCCGGACTTATAA
- a CDS encoding cyclic nucleotide-binding domain-containing protein, protein MNKVQIPAGGIIFREGESNNAMYVILSGQVEVFFTRKNIVQRLAVMKKGDFFGEMALFRAMPRTATAKAILDCQLAVIESKQQLEKFLINNPDFAAKMVRILADRLANTNAILISKLEEYSGEYEYKVPEE, encoded by the coding sequence ATGAATAAGGTGCAGATCCCTGCCGGCGGCATCATCTTTCGGGAAGGGGAATCGAATAACGCGATGTATGTGATTCTCTCCGGTCAGGTAGAGGTTTTCTTTACGAGGAAGAATATCGTCCAGCGTCTCGCGGTGATGAAAAAAGGGGATTTTTTCGGCGAGATGGCTTTGTTTCGCGCGATGCCGAGAACTGCGACCGCAAAAGCGATTTTGGATTGTCAGCTCGCCGTGATCGAAAGCAAACAACAACTTGAGAAATTTCTAATCAACAATCCGGACTTCGCCGCCAAGATGGTGAGAATTCTAGCCGATCGTTTGGCGAACACGAACGCGATCCTCATTTCCAAACTGGAAGAATATTCGGGCGAATACGAGTACAAGGTTCCGGAAGAATAA
- a CDS encoding low molecular weight protein-tyrosine-phosphatase, with the protein MVEDQSEINHPLERRSPQNGTPIRVLFVCLGNICRSPAAEGAFLDLVQKRNLESSFVVDSCGTSRYHIGELPDPRARQAARKKGIELFHKARQFRKEDFREFDYILTMDKSNQKDVLYLASSDEERKKVQLFRFFQKDSKKDLEVPDPYYGTLKDFDEVQNIVSDTAEDFLEFLLSRKLDLKA; encoded by the coding sequence ATGGTCGAAGATCAGTCCGAAATAAATCATCCTTTGGAAAGAAGAAGTCCGCAAAACGGAACTCCCATTCGTGTTTTGTTCGTTTGCCTCGGAAACATCTGCCGTTCTCCCGCGGCGGAAGGCGCTTTTTTGGATTTGGTTCAAAAAAGAAATTTAGAATCCTCTTTCGTCGTGGATTCCTGCGGTACGTCACGCTATCATATCGGAGAACTTCCCGATCCGAGAGCAAGACAGGCCGCGCGCAAAAAGGGAATCGAACTTTTTCACAAGGCGAGACAATTCCGCAAAGAGGATTTCCGTGAATTCGATTACATTCTTACGATGGATAAGTCGAATCAAAAGGACGTTCTTTATCTCGCATCCTCGGACGAGGAACGCAAGAAGGTGCAGCTCTTCCGATTCTTCCAAAAAGATTCCAAAAAGGATCTGGAAGTTCCCGATCCGTATTACGGAACCTTGAAGGATTTTGACGAAGTGCAAAATATCGTTTCCGATACCGCAGAAGACTTTCTGGAATTTCTCCTCTCTAGAAAACTGGATTTAAAAGCCTAA
- a CDS encoding SDR family NAD(P)-dependent oxidoreductase has product MNPAFWTGKTIVVTGGSSGIGEAVLASLSKIRCNLINLSRTQPELLKRKDDIAADLIHIPTDLSSEKEIDKAVKKISKDYRGIDVLFANAGVTTHSRFDGTRIETFRKTFDINFFGPLYLIQRLLPQIKLVKGSVIATSTVSGLYGIPGRSAYSSSKSALHAALEAARIELSEEGLSFIIFCPPYTRTKLRASGLDGDGNPLNEGQFQGKKVKSPEEVADKMLVAVEDPESRLVIMDSSGFFLKWLRNIAPAFLERTLFKKLYKDFH; this is encoded by the coding sequence ATGAATCCGGCGTTTTGGACAGGAAAGACGATTGTCGTCACCGGAGGTTCTTCCGGAATCGGAGAAGCCGTTCTCGCTTCTCTTTCAAAAATCCGCTGCAATCTTATCAATCTATCCAGAACGCAGCCCGAGTTGTTAAAACGAAAAGACGACATCGCGGCCGATCTGATTCATATCCCCACGGACTTGAGTTCCGAAAAGGAAATCGACAAGGCCGTTAAGAAAATCTCCAAAGACTATCGCGGGATCGATGTTTTATTCGCCAACGCGGGCGTTACGACTCATTCGCGTTTTGACGGAACGAGAATCGAAACCTTCCGCAAAACGTTCGATATCAATTTCTTCGGTCCTTTGTATCTCATCCAAAGATTATTGCCCCAGATCAAGTTGGTCAAGGGTTCCGTGATCGCTACGTCGACCGTCAGCGGCTTATACGGAATTCCGGGAAGAAGCGCGTATTCTTCCTCCAAGTCCGCGTTACACGCCGCTTTGGAAGCCGCGAGAATCGAACTCTCCGAAGAAGGATTGTCGTTTATCATTTTTTGTCCTCCTTATACGAGAACAAAGCTCCGCGCATCCGGTTTGGACGGAGACGGAAATCCATTGAACGAAGGTCAATTCCAAGGGAAGAAGGTCAAATCCCCCGAAGAAGTCGCGGACAAGATGCTCGTCGCGGTGGAAGATCCGGAGTCGCGACTCGTTATCATGGATAGTTCCGGATTCTTCTTAAAATGGCTGCGCAATATCGCACCCGCGTTTTTAGAAAGAACTCTATTCAAAAAACTTTATAAAGATTTTCACTAG
- a CDS encoding NAD(P)/FAD-dependent oxidoreductase — MSESRKKKVVIIGAGFGGLQAVKKLSQNENLDITVIDKKNHHLFQPLLYQVATAVLSPADIAIPTRSLVGESENVTVVLGEATKIDTATKTVYYQNTSTNYDYLILSAGAKSSFFGNDHWEKHTIGLKNLKDALKIRHKLLISFEKAELSGDPEVVKSLLNYVIIGGGPTGVELAGSIAELSHQIIRDEFHMIDPALSKITLIEASPRLLMTFDPALGEFAKHRLERRGVEVLTGTRVVDINEHGVQLEGKTIPTETVIWAAGVQANSIAATLGATLDRGGRVMVDEFCNIEGHPEVFVIGDIANYSKGLERPLPGVSPVAMQQGRYVAALIQGDLKNKKRKPFRYVDKGSMATIGRTDAIAQIGAIKMKGFFGWLAWLFVHLFYQVGFKNKVTILITWVWSYIAFRAEARVIQDEISADKNSV; from the coding sequence ATGAGTGAATCCAGGAAAAAGAAAGTAGTCATCATCGGCGCGGGGTTCGGCGGTCTTCAGGCCGTTAAAAAACTCTCTCAAAACGAAAATCTCGACATCACGGTCATCGATAAAAAAAATCACCATCTCTTTCAACCCCTACTCTATCAAGTTGCGACCGCGGTTTTGAGCCCGGCCGACATCGCGATTCCGACGCGTTCCCTCGTGGGCGAAAGCGAGAACGTCACGGTGGTTTTGGGCGAGGCGACCAAAATCGACACGGCGACAAAAACGGTCTATTATCAAAACACTTCCACAAATTATGATTATCTAATATTGTCGGCGGGAGCTAAATCCAGTTTTTTCGGGAACGATCATTGGGAAAAACACACGATCGGTCTGAAAAATCTCAAGGACGCGTTGAAGATTCGCCACAAACTTCTGATCTCCTTCGAAAAGGCGGAACTTTCCGGGGACCCGGAAGTCGTAAAATCTCTGTTAAACTATGTGATCATCGGGGGAGGCCCGACCGGCGTGGAACTTGCGGGTTCCATAGCGGAACTTTCCCACCAAATCATTCGGGACGAATTCCATATGATCGACCCGGCTTTGTCTAAGATCACTTTGATCGAAGCTTCTCCGAGACTTCTTATGACCTTTGACCCTGCTTTGGGCGAATTCGCAAAACACCGTCTCGAAAGAAGGGGAGTGGAGGTTTTGACCGGAACCAGAGTCGTCGACATCAACGAACACGGGGTTCAACTGGAAGGAAAGACGATTCCGACGGAAACGGTTATCTGGGCCGCCGGGGTTCAGGCGAATTCGATCGCCGCCACGTTAGGCGCAACCTTGGATCGGGGAGGAAGGGTGATGGTCGACGAGTTCTGCAACATCGAAGGTCATCCCGAAGTATTCGTCATCGGGGATATCGCGAATTATTCGAAAGGTCTCGAACGTCCGTTGCCCGGAGTTTCTCCGGTTGCGATGCAACAAGGCCGTTACGTCGCGGCTCTCATACAAGGCGATCTCAAAAACAAAAAACGCAAACCATTTCGTTACGTCGATAAGGGTTCGATGGCGACCATCGGAAGAACGGACGCCATCGCCCAGATCGGTGCGATCAAGATGAAAGGGTTTTTCGGTTGGCTTGCGTGGTTGTTCGTGCATTTGTTCTATCAAGTCGGCTTTAAAAACAAGGTGACGATTCTGATCACTTGGGTTTGGTCTTACATCGCGTTCCGCGCGGAAGCGCGTGTGATCCAGGACGAGATCAGCGCGGATAAGAATTCGGTTTAA
- a CDS encoding AAA family ATPase, translating to MEKDPLSAEDVEFARIKLETLKKELGKEITGQDEVIRNVLVCLVCQGHVLLEGMPGLAKTLLARSLASALDLDFKRIQFTPDLLPADLVGTVVFNPKTTEFETRKGPVFTGVLLADEINRAPAKVQSALLESMEEKTITIGDKTYKLDKPFLVIATQNPIDQDGTYPLPEAQMDRFFMKVNVSYPALEEEIAILDQHGKLNTQNGKIAKVVTAKEILKLSSLLDDVFIEEKIKSYIVRLVRNTRPEERTVPELIPYIRHGASPRASLSILKSSKANALLNGRTYVIPEDVKVSLVEILRHRILLTFEAISEELDVESLIRTVVEATPVP from the coding sequence ATGGAAAAAGATCCGCTTTCCGCAGAAGACGTAGAATTCGCTCGAATCAAACTGGAAACCCTCAAAAAAGAATTAGGAAAAGAAATCACCGGACAAGACGAAGTCATTCGAAACGTCTTGGTTTGTTTGGTATGTCAAGGACACGTGCTTCTTGAAGGAATGCCGGGACTCGCGAAAACCCTTCTTGCTAGATCGCTTGCGAGCGCCTTGGACTTGGACTTCAAACGAATCCAATTTACGCCCGATCTTTTACCCGCGGATCTTGTCGGAACAGTCGTATTCAATCCTAAAACCACGGAGTTCGAAACGAGAAAAGGTCCGGTCTTTACGGGGGTTCTCCTCGCCGACGAAATCAATCGCGCACCCGCCAAAGTTCAATCCGCACTTCTGGAAAGCATGGAAGAGAAGACGATCACGATCGGTGATAAAACGTACAAACTCGACAAACCGTTCTTAGTGATCGCGACGCAAAACCCGATCGATCAAGACGGAACGTATCCGTTGCCTGAAGCGCAGATGGACCGATTCTTTATGAAAGTGAACGTGAGTTATCCCGCGCTCGAAGAAGAAATCGCGATTCTCGATCAACATGGAAAACTCAACACACAAAACGGAAAGATCGCAAAGGTCGTTACCGCCAAGGAGATTCTAAAACTTTCTTCCCTCCTCGACGACGTATTTATCGAAGAAAAAATCAAATCCTATATCGTGCGTTTAGTCCGTAATACAAGACCGGAAGAAAGAACTGTCCCCGAACTGATTCCGTACATCCGCCACGGAGCGTCTCCGAGGGCTTCCTTAAGTATATTAAAAAGTTCTAAAGCAAACGCGCTGTTAAACGGACGAACCTACGTGATCCCCGAGGACGTGAAAGTTTCCTTGGTGGAGATTTTAAGACATAGAATCCTTCTTACCTTCGAGGCGATTTCGGAGGAGTTGGACGTGGAATCCTTGATCCGGACCGTTGTGGAGGCGACTCCGGTTCCCTAA
- a CDS encoding DUF1574 domain-containing protein, translating to MKSKSFLWYPILLFAAIFLFDKLFFLDKVRDYVKQEFTYIYYDVKKELLQEIVSKYGSEGEFSKSPEKKKKLMILMGSSRMLYFQNSDLQAFYPDWDIYNLSSAVTTPAYYLYFLEGLANGGVNPDLIVIESDPFQFNKNSTTFKKSNLANSFDPIFILKYAWTLGKENVNYYFANYLFGVSYNKPYIGNVIKRLKNENFEIGEMLKSMTIATLKTDKGNSISPAGAYVEKDFGKIQESARKTVGWIYPSYAPSEMQYSFYEKILNLLSERKWNAMFVKPGTSPPMEKVLNELNIPEPWFTIVKPMHEKAGIPLVDMSKDSFYSCNTYADSGHISLDCYRPFIRFILLHYYLDKK from the coding sequence TTGAAGTCAAAATCCTTTCTCTGGTATCCGATTCTTCTTTTTGCCGCCATCTTCCTGTTCGATAAACTTTTCTTTTTGGACAAGGTTCGCGATTACGTGAAACAGGAATTCACGTATATCTACTACGACGTGAAAAAGGAACTTCTTCAAGAGATCGTTTCCAAATACGGAAGCGAGGGCGAATTTTCCAAAAGCCCCGAAAAAAAGAAAAAGCTCATGATCCTCATGGGTTCTTCTCGAATGCTTTACTTTCAAAATTCGGATCTTCAGGCGTTTTATCCCGATTGGGACATCTACAATCTTTCTTCCGCGGTCACGACTCCCGCGTATTATCTTTATTTTCTGGAAGGTCTTGCAAACGGCGGGGTGAATCCCGATCTGATCGTGATCGAAAGCGATCCGTTTCAATTCAACAAGAACAGCACTACATTCAAAAAATCGAATTTAGCCAACAGCTTCGATCCGATTTTTATCCTGAAATACGCGTGGACGCTCGGTAAGGAAAACGTGAACTACTATTTCGCGAATTACCTTTTCGGAGTGAGTTACAACAAGCCGTATATCGGAAACGTGATTAAACGTCTGAAAAACGAGAACTTCGAAATCGGAGAAATGCTCAAGTCGATGACGATCGCGACTCTGAAAACCGATAAGGGAAATTCCATTTCTCCTGCGGGTGCGTATGTCGAAAAGGATTTCGGAAAAATTCAGGAATCGGCTCGTAAAACGGTGGGATGGATTTATCCTTCGTACGCTCCTTCCGAAATGCAATATTCGTTCTATGAGAAAATTCTAAACTTACTCTCCGAAAGGAAATGGAATGCGATGTTCGTGAAACCGGGAACTTCTCCGCCGATGGAAAAGGTTCTGAACGAACTGAATATTCCCGAGCCGTGGTTCACGATCGTAAAGCCGATGCACGAAAAAGCGGGAATTCCTCTCGTCGATATGAGCAAAGATTCTTTTTATTCCTGCAACACGTATGCGGACAGCGGCCATATCTCCTTGGATTGCTACCGTCCCTTTATCCGATTCATTCTGCTTCACTACTATCTCGACAAGAAGTAA
- a CDS encoding SDR family oxidoreductase yields MKNVIITGASSGIGKELAKLYAKAGANVALTARRKDSLKKIAEELKASGAKGKIVFAALDVSDYDQNFKVIPKLAKDLGGLDLIVLNAGISTSSSFGGRSFEADKQVIETNLIGAMAGVEAALPLFQKQKSGQIAAISSVASFRGLPGSASYSSSKAGLSTYMEGLRGEVKRFGVTVTVIHPGFIDTPINNQMKSRPFVVPVEQGAQKIYKRIENKVLSATVPWFPWAFVGYLMKRIPEFLWSKISPK; encoded by the coding sequence ATGAAAAATGTAATCATCACGGGTGCAAGTTCCGGAATCGGAAAAGAATTGGCGAAGCTCTACGCGAAGGCCGGAGCGAATGTGGCTCTTACGGCAAGAAGAAAGGATTCTCTCAAAAAGATTGCGGAAGAACTGAAAGCTTCCGGAGCCAAAGGGAAGATTGTCTTTGCGGCCTTGGACGTTTCCGATTACGATCAGAATTTTAAAGTGATTCCTAAGCTTGCAAAGGACTTGGGCGGTTTGGATTTGATCGTGTTAAACGCGGGCATTTCCACTTCTTCTTCCTTTGGAGGAAGAAGTTTCGAAGCGGACAAACAAGTGATCGAGACCAATCTGATCGGTGCGATGGCCGGCGTGGAAGCGGCTCTTCCCCTCTTTCAAAAACAGAAGTCCGGTCAGATTGCCGCGATCTCTTCCGTCGCTTCTTTTAGAGGTTTACCGGGTTCCGCGAGTTATTCTTCTTCCAAGGCCGGTCTTTCCACGTATATGGAAGGTTTAAGAGGGGAAGTAAAACGTTTCGGCGTTACCGTGACCGTGATTCATCCGGGATTTATCGATACTCCGATCAACAATCAGATGAAGTCTCGTCCGTTTGTCGTCCCGGTGGAACAAGGCGCACAAAAAATTTATAAAAGAATTGAAAACAAAGTTTTATCGGCTACAGTTCCTTGGTTCCCATGGGCGTTCGTGGGATATCTTATGAAACGGATTCCCGAATTTTTATGGTCGAAGATCAGTCCGAAATAA
- a CDS encoding SRPBCC family protein yields the protein METRSIVKEFQFDYPLMRVWNAVTVNEELIHWLADKVTGRPKEGANFAWTWRLGMEGDLTTNGIYKKIVPLKELILLWQDHPAGNIELKLEFQSLGENSSKLVVTNSGYPVGDKYDVWIEAASEGWEEEGKHLRDYLKKS from the coding sequence ATGGAAACGAGAAGCATTGTCAAAGAATTTCAGTTCGACTATCCTCTGATGAGAGTTTGGAACGCGGTTACGGTAAACGAAGAATTGATCCATTGGCTTGCCGATAAGGTGACCGGTCGTCCGAAAGAAGGCGCGAACTTTGCGTGGACTTGGAGACTCGGAATGGAAGGCGATCTCACGACCAACGGTATTTATAAAAAGATCGTTCCTTTAAAAGAATTGATACTGCTTTGGCAGGATCATCCCGCGGGAAATATCGAGTTGAAGTTGGAATTCCAATCCTTAGGAGAGAATTCCTCCAAGTTAGTCGTTACCAATTCGGGTTATCCCGTAGGCGATAAATACGACGTTTGGATCGAAGCCGCTTCCGAAGGCTGGGAAGAAGAAGGCAAACATTTGAGAGACTATCTAAAAAAATCTTGA
- a CDS encoding LIC20036 family protein: MSSETSSRSFWKRDLAIFFPTAVLFFILGFILRSCGQNINRTAKVSYNGWFTQGVLVSIDPKTLTIADPDQEIPLETVEKIEFLADEKTADASSELSANDKLFVGTFQLTVGPHKGTLQFFGGKNGRLVGVLKFANWGKGKPEFLSGIFTKGNQIQFVRSCAGVKCSEIGSNVPFSQKYSGVLEGRSISGTYRGNNSSGNWDAKR, from the coding sequence ATGAGTTCAGAAACTTCTTCCCGCTCTTTTTGGAAGCGCGACCTCGCAATTTTTTTCCCCACCGCCGTTTTGTTTTTTATTCTCGGTTTTATTCTAAGAAGCTGCGGGCAAAACATCAACCGCACCGCGAAAGTGTCGTATAACGGATGGTTTACGCAAGGCGTTTTGGTTTCGATCGATCCCAAGACGTTAACGATCGCCGATCCCGATCAGGAAATTCCTTTGGAAACGGTCGAAAAGATTGAATTCTTAGCGGATGAAAAAACGGCCGATGCGTCGTCGGAACTTTCCGCGAACGATAAATTGTTCGTAGGAACGTTTCAGCTTACCGTCGGTCCTCATAAGGGAACGCTTCAGTTTTTCGGAGGCAAAAACGGAAGACTCGTCGGAGTTTTGAAGTTCGCCAATTGGGGGAAGGGGAAGCCCGAGTTTTTGAGCGGTATTTTCACGAAAGGAAATCAAATCCAATTCGTCCGTTCCTGCGCCGGAGTAAAATGTTCCGAGATCGGAAGCAATGTCCCGTTTTCACAGAAGTATTCCGGCGTGCTGGAAGGCCGTTCGATCAGCGGAACCTACCGCGGAAACAACAGCTCCGGAAACTGGGACGCAAAACGGTAA
- a CDS encoding HigA family addiction module antitoxin, with the protein MKKWTKNPHPGDILSEEFLKPLGLSAYQLYKDTGIPQSRLSEIIHGKRNISANYALKLGKYFDLPPQFWLGLQNDFDLMEEERKIQSQLSKIKKFSPKNRPAKKTKSPSVV; encoded by the coding sequence ATGAAAAAATGGACCAAAAACCCGCACCCGGGCGATATTCTGAGCGAGGAATTTCTCAAACCTTTGGGCTTAAGCGCATATCAACTTTATAAGGATACGGGCATTCCTCAATCTCGATTGAGCGAAATCATTCACGGTAAACGGAATATATCCGCAAACTATGCTCTTAAATTAGGAAAGTATTTCGATTTGCCTCCGCAATTTTGGTTAGGGCTTCAGAACGACTTCGACCTTATGGAAGAGGAAAGAAAAATTCAAAGTCAACTTTCCAAGATCAAAAAATTCTCTCCGAAAAATCGGCCGGCCAAAAAAACGAAATCTCCGTCTGTCGTATAA